From bacterium:
CTTTCGCGGGAATGACATCAACCTCTTGCTTTCACTCTGATGAGTCACGAAAGTTGACAACAGGCTCTGAAATGGCATAATAGATAAAATTCTCAACAAGAGAGGCCGAACATGCCTGAACTGCCGGAAATACGCAATTTATCAATGCAGATATCTGCCGAGATGGCCGGTAAAAAGATCGTCACATCAGAGATAAGGCAGGAGAAATGCCTCAACGTACCAGTCGCCGAATTCGAGCAACTGGTGACAGGCAAGACTATCGGCAATGCCTATTCACGCGGCAAGTGGATATTTATGCCGCTTGCGGACGATGCAGTCTTCCTGCTGAACCTTGGGATGGGCGCAGACACTGTATTGCATAAGAACGGAAACAGCCTGCCGGACAAATACCAGATAAAACTGGGAATCAGCGACGGCAGAGTGTTTACAATTAGTTTCTGGTGGTTCGGCTATGCGCATGTGATGCCGGTGTCTCGACTCTCGGAGCACGCGATGACTGCGTCGCTGGGACTCGATCCGCTGGATAGCGATGGGTTTTCATATGAAACATTTGCCAGGCTGGTCGGCAGCAAAAAGTGTAAGATAAAGACTCTACTTACCGATCAGAAGCTCATCTGCGGAATTGGAAATGTCTATATTCAGGACATACTGTTTCGCGCAGGGCTTCACCCGGACAGAAAGACATCAGATATAAGTGAGAAAGAGTGTAAGCTGCTTCACAGGGTAATCGTGGAAAACCTGAGTAATGCACTGGAACTCGGCGGACTGGCATATGAGCGTGACCTGCACGGTGTGAACGGGCGGTTCTCTGAGTTCCTGATCGGCTATCGAGAAGGCAAACCCTGTCCCGTATGTGGGACAGCCATCGAGAAAATCAAAACCGGCAGCACCGCGAGCTTTATCTGCCCGCATTGTCAGAGATAAATATTTCTAGCCGGGCACATACACGCTGATTCTTGTTCCTTCACCTGGCTCGGACTCTATCTGAACATCGCCGTGCACACTTGATGCGCGGTCTTTCATTGTCCTTAGCCCAAAACCCTGGCTGCTTGCCGGGTCACCCAGTACAGCTTCTTCATCGAATCCGCAGCCATCGTCTGAGATCACACAGTGGACTCCGCCATCGCCCGTCCGCGCAAGGCTTACATCGACACGAGAAGCGTCCGAGTGCTTGACTGAATTGGTGAGAGCCTCCTGTATAATCCTCAGGAGCACCAAACGCGATGATGGAGCAAGATCGATGCTGCCACCGGTCTCTTTTATGTTCGCAGCAAGGCCCGTGCGGTCGGCAAAACGGGTTATATATTTCCTGATAAGCTGGCTCAGTGGCTCATTTTCTATCTCAGCAGGGCGCAGATGGTGGACGTAATTGCGCATCTCTTCCAGCGCGGAGCGAAGGTCATTCTTCTCCTGAGATATTATCTTTCCTGCCTCTTCTGGATCCTTGCGAACAAGCCTCTCGCACAACTCCAATGTCAGGATGCAGTTGACCAGAGAATGGCCGACACCATCGTGAATCTCCCGCGCTATTCGGTTTCGTTCCTGAGAGAGGGTGAGCTGTTCGTTGAGGCTGGATATCTCATCCGAAAGTCTGCCCCTGGCAAGCGCTATCTGACGGGTGAGCAAGCTGGCTAAAAATAAAAATAGCAGCCTGGTGCCCGCGATCTCGATTATCTGCCAGTCCCAGGCGCTCAGCCTCGGTATTGTCGCGCCAATATACGAGATCAATACAAGCGGCGCTACCAGCTCGATGGTGCCGATGCGCGGGTCCATCGCCCCTGCGATCAGCATAAAATAGTAAAAAAGCCACAGTTCACTCTTTATTCCGCCAGTATATCGGATCGTAAGCGCAAGCAAAACGGCGTCCAATATGGGCATGTATCGCAGCACGCGCGCACTGGGTCTGGCAAGAGCTACCCTGGCGCGGTAGATCATCACTGCCGCAAGCATTCCCAGCAGGACATAGCCATAGCGGCTGTCTACGGGCAGATGACGGCGTGTCTCGGCAAACTGCAGCCAGACCCCCGCAAAAAGCAGTGCCGGCCACATTGCCTTGAGCGTCACGACCTCAGGACTTTGTCTCGTTTTGCGCATATAACGTCACGATTCCTCTCAACAGTAAGTAATTC
This genomic window contains:
- a CDS encoding Fpg/Nei family DNA glycosylase — its product is MPELPEIRNLSMQISAEMAGKKIVTSEIRQEKCLNVPVAEFEQLVTGKTIGNAYSRGKWIFMPLADDAVFLLNLGMGADTVLHKNGNSLPDKYQIKLGISDGRVFTISFWWFGYAHVMPVSRLSEHAMTASLGLDPLDSDGFSYETFARLVGSKKCKIKTLLTDQKLICGIGNVYIQDILFRAGLHPDRKTSDISEKECKLLHRVIVENLSNALELGGLAYERDLHGVNGRFSEFLIGYREGKPCPVCGTAIEKIKTGSTASFICPHCQR
- a CDS encoding sensor histidine kinase, coding for MRKTRQSPEVVTLKAMWPALLFAGVWLQFAETRRHLPVDSRYGYVLLGMLAAVMIYRARVALARPSARVLRYMPILDAVLLALTIRYTGGIKSELWLFYYFMLIAGAMDPRIGTIELVAPLVLISYIGATIPRLSAWDWQIIEIAGTRLLFLFLASLLTRQIALARGRLSDEISSLNEQLTLSQERNRIAREIHDGVGHSLVNCILTLELCERLVRKDPEEAGKIISQEKNDLRSALEEMRNYVHHLRPAEIENEPLSQLIRKYITRFADRTGLAANIKETGGSIDLAPSSRLVLLRIIQEALTNSVKHSDASRVDVSLARTGDGGVHCVISDDGCGFDEEAVLGDPASSQGFGLRTMKDRASSVHGDVQIESEPGEGTRISVYVPG